From the genome of Pseudomonadota bacterium, one region includes:
- the rpoN gene encoding RNA polymerase sigma-54 factor, producing MPISLSQNIRLTQTHQLALTPQLQQAIKLLQLNQVELLEMVGQEMVTNPVLEELGERGPEAFEQAEQRQHEQDERFLRESLDSESRPEMKEALKEADWQPYFEQRGIGSSGRSGFEGEERPAWDYNLTKPDTLVDYLLWQLQLTPDFDVLDQQIGEDIIYSLDDDGYLETTVAELAARLSCSEARVEKVLRRIQQFDPVGVAARSLEECLLCQMEHLGLDTDLNRRIVEDYLVQLKTKNYRKIARHLQIDEEKVLAAVRLILTLDPKPGARYQLGLSPVVVPEVFVYKRDGQFVVSLNDERLPRLAVNSYYQEVAGRRNEANAITRNYLTEKIRAAQWLIKSIEQRQKTIYKVMVSIVKFQYDFFVRGAHHLKPLVLRDVADDIEMHESTVSRVTQGKYVQTPHGVFELKYFFNSSINQGGGDIASASVKQKIVEYINHEDAGAPLSDDTIVKLLDKENNIQIARRTVAKYRGQLGILASSQRKKIL from the coding sequence ATGCCAATTTCTCTTAGCCAGAATATTCGCCTGACCCAGACGCATCAGTTGGCCCTGACCCCCCAGTTGCAACAGGCGATTAAACTCCTGCAATTGAACCAGGTGGAACTTCTGGAAATGGTCGGTCAGGAGATGGTCACCAATCCCGTTCTCGAGGAGCTGGGAGAACGGGGCCCGGAGGCTTTCGAGCAGGCGGAACAGCGTCAACACGAACAGGACGAACGTTTTTTGAGGGAAAGTCTTGATTCGGAAAGCCGGCCGGAAATGAAAGAAGCCCTGAAGGAAGCCGACTGGCAGCCGTATTTCGAGCAGCGCGGCATCGGCAGCAGCGGTCGGTCCGGTTTTGAAGGAGAGGAGCGGCCGGCCTGGGACTACAACCTGACTAAACCGGATACCTTGGTTGACTATCTTCTCTGGCAGTTGCAGTTGACCCCGGATTTCGATGTTCTGGATCAGCAGATCGGCGAGGACATCATCTACAGCCTTGATGACGACGGTTATCTGGAAACCACGGTTGCCGAGCTGGCGGCCCGGCTTTCCTGCTCCGAAGCCCGGGTCGAAAAGGTTTTGCGCCGAATTCAACAGTTTGATCCGGTTGGGGTCGCGGCGCGTTCGCTTGAGGAGTGTCTGCTTTGTCAGATGGAACATCTGGGCCTCGACACGGATTTGAATCGGCGGATTGTCGAGGATTATCTGGTCCAGCTGAAAACCAAGAATTATCGTAAAATTGCCCGTCACCTGCAGATTGATGAGGAGAAGGTGCTGGCGGCCGTGCGTTTGATTCTGACCCTTGATCCCAAGCCCGGAGCTCGTTATCAGTTGGGTCTCAGTCCGGTGGTGGTGCCCGAGGTCTTTGTCTATAAAAGGGATGGTCAGTTCGTGGTTTCCCTGAACGATGAACGTCTGCCCCGGCTTGCGGTCAACAGTTACTACCAGGAGGTCGCGGGGCGGCGCAACGAAGCCAATGCCATAACCCGCAACTACCTGACCGAAAAGATCAGGGCCGCGCAGTGGCTTATTAAAAGCATTGAACAACGGCAGAAAACCATATATAAAGTTATGGTCAGCATTGTTAAGTTTCAGTATGATTTCTTTGTTCGCGGGGCCCACCACCTTAAACCCCTGGTGTTGCGCGATGTGGCCGACGACATCGAGATGCATGAGTCGACGGTCAGCCGGGTGACGCAAGGCAAGTATGTGCAGACCCCGCACGGGGTTTTTGAGCTCAAATATTTTTTCAACAGCAGCATCAATCAGGGAGGCGGTGATATCGCCTCGGCCAGCGTCAAGCAGAAAATCGTCGAGTACATCAATCACGAGGATGCCGGCGCGCCTCTTAGCGATGATACCATCGTCAAATTGCTGGACAAGGAAAATAATATTCAGATCGCCCGGCGTACGGTGGCCAAATATCGAGGCCAGCTGGGGATTCTGGCCTCGAGTCAGCGCAAGAAAATTCTTTGA
- the rapZ gene encoding RNase adapter RapZ: MPPTQNHDLGKPASLVIVTGLSGAGKSSALNVLEDIGYFCIDNLPVAFLPKFLELSGNFSPTIKGIALVMDLREKHFLKVFPGLYRRIRKAGIEPELIFLEADDQTLIKRYSETRRKHPVAVPGSVATAVVRERELLQEIRSLATCRVDTSKFTIHQFKDYIRKVVSRGELQTSDLNISLLSFGFRNGLPLEADIVMDVRFLPNPYFIDELKKQSGLESKVSEFVLGHAVSRAFTENFLNLLKMLIPEYVREGKSYLTVAIGCTGGCHRSVAIVEEIGRCLREAGHEIALLHRDLKT, encoded by the coding sequence ATGCCCCCAACCCAGAACCACGACCTCGGGAAGCCGGCTTCGCTGGTGATCGTCACCGGACTTTCTGGGGCCGGCAAAAGCAGCGCCCTGAATGTCCTTGAAGACATCGGTTATTTTTGCATCGATAATCTGCCGGTCGCTTTCCTGCCCAAATTTCTTGAACTTTCCGGTAACTTTTCACCAACGATCAAAGGTATCGCCCTGGTCATGGATCTGCGCGAAAAGCATTTCCTGAAAGTTTTTCCCGGGCTTTACCGCAGGATCAGAAAAGCGGGAATCGAGCCGGAGTTGATCTTTCTTGAAGCCGATGATCAGACCCTGATCAAACGCTACAGTGAAACCCGCCGCAAACATCCGGTGGCGGTACCGGGTTCGGTGGCGACGGCAGTGGTTCGGGAACGGGAGCTGTTGCAGGAAATTCGCTCCCTGGCTACCTGTCGGGTGGATACCAGTAAGTTCACCATCCATCAGTTTAAAGACTATATTCGCAAAGTCGTCAGCCGCGGGGAGCTGCAGACCTCCGACCTCAATATCTCGCTGCTTTCCTTTGGCTTTCGCAACGGTCTGCCTCTGGAGGCCGATATCGTCATGGATGTGCGTTTTCTTCCCAATCCCTATTTTATTGACGAGCTCAAAAAGCAAAGCGGTCTTGAGTCCAAGGTCAGTGAGTTTGTTCTCGGTCACGCGGTCAGTCGGGCTTTTACCGAAAATTTCCTGAATTTATTGAAAATGCTGATTCCTGAATACGTCAGGGAAGGCAAAAGTTATTTGACGGTGGCGATTGGTTGCACCGGGGGCTGCCATCGTTCGGTTGCCATCGTTGAAGAAATTGGTCGCTGTCTGCGCGAAGCCGGCCACGAAATCGCCCTCCTGCATCGGGATCTGAAGACCTGA
- the raiA gene encoding ribosome-associated translation inhibitor RaiA, translated as MNMQVNVVFRHMDQSDSIREYAEEKLSKIKKYLDGPLDVNVVLSVEKIRQIVEVTFNINGFVVKGKEEADDMYAAIDLVASKISRQVQRYKSRLRQKKGSPTLDESMQTSVAVDVLSVDHDIEDSTPVIIKKSNLVVKPMTADEAIMQLNLMNHNFHVFRDESTDRINVVYRREDGHFGLIEPQ; from the coding sequence ATGAATATGCAGGTAAACGTTGTCTTTCGTCACATGGATCAATCGGATTCGATCAGAGAATATGCTGAAGAAAAACTCTCTAAAATCAAAAAATATCTCGATGGTCCGCTGGATGTCAACGTTGTTCTTTCTGTCGAAAAGATTCGTCAGATCGTCGAAGTGACTTTTAACATCAATGGTTTTGTTGTCAAGGGCAAGGAAGAAGCCGATGATATGTATGCCGCGATTGATCTGGTGGCCAGTAAGATCAGCCGCCAGGTGCAACGTTATAAAAGTCGCCTGCGCCAGAAGAAAGGCTCTCCCACGCTTGACGAAAGCATGCAGACCAGTGTCGCCGTTGATGTTCTGAGTGTCGACCATGATATTGAGGATTCGACGCCGGTGATTATTAAGAAGAGCAATCTCGTGGTTAAGCCGATGACTGCTGATGAGGCCATCATGCAGCTGAATCTGATGAATCATAACTTTCACGTTTTCCGTGATGAATCGACGGATCGGATCAATGTCGTTTATCGGCGTGAAGACGGGCACTTCGGGTTGATTGAGCCCCAATAG
- a CDS encoding PTS sugar transporter subunit IIA: protein MKITDYLTPALVVSDLEASDKDEVLRALATAVAGVFPELPVARVLAVLKERESLGSTGIGSGIAIPHGKLGELEKIVVLFARSRRGIRFAAVDGEPVHLFFMLLAPEDSAGGHLRTLARISRLLRDRDFCAQLLRADDAPTLFALIREADERG, encoded by the coding sequence ATGAAAATAACCGATTATTTGACTCCGGCCCTGGTGGTCTCCGACCTTGAAGCCTCCGACAAGGACGAGGTCCTGAGAGCCCTCGCGACCGCCGTGGCCGGAGTCTTTCCGGAGTTGCCGGTGGCCAGGGTGCTGGCTGTGCTCAAGGAGCGTGAGTCCTTGGGGAGTACCGGGATTGGAAGTGGGATCGCGATTCCTCATGGCAAACTGGGCGAACTGGAGAAGATTGTTGTCCTCTTTGCCCGTAGTCGCAGAGGTATCCGCTTTGCTGCGGTTGATGGCGAACCGGTCCATCTTTTTTTCATGCTGCTGGCTCCGGAGGACTCAGCCGGCGGCCATTTGCGGACCCTGGCCCGAATTTCGCGCTTGCTGAGAGACCGGGATTTCTGCGCACAACTTCTGCGGGCTGATGATGCTCCGACGTTGTTTGCCCTGATTCGTGAAGCCGATGAACGTGGTTGA
- the hprK gene encoding HPr(Ser) kinase/phosphatase, whose product MNVVEPAAESHFTVADLLSEEASVLGLSLLTQDVSLARAITNYRIQKHGLAFAGFTRYFEPERVQLVGAAEVAYLETLSDDERSAVLLRLCELHPVCLIVTRSCPPPCDLLEKCRRFGIPLLQTSLSAAVFFDAINRYLENLINAQTTLHGVLLDIYSTGVLLIGKSGIGKSEVALDLLQRGHRLVADDVVIVRFRPPGSVVGEANAILKFHMEIRGLGIINIEDIFGITAVREHQQVDLVIELVAWDDYDGGKRLNLDSESMPILGVNIPKATIPVSPGRNLVTIVEVAAHTFRLRRQGKETGQALLNDLARHLKVED is encoded by the coding sequence ATGAACGTGGTTGAGCCTGCCGCCGAGTCTCATTTCACGGTGGCCGATCTGCTCAGTGAAGAGGCCTCGGTGCTGGGTCTGAGTCTGTTGACTCAGGATGTTTCTCTGGCCCGGGCGATCACTAATTACCGGATTCAGAAACATGGCCTGGCTTTTGCCGGTTTTACCCGTTATTTTGAGCCGGAACGGGTTCAATTGGTGGGCGCTGCGGAGGTGGCCTATCTCGAAACCTTAAGCGATGATGAACGTTCCGCGGTCCTTCTTCGCCTCTGTGAGTTACACCCGGTTTGTCTGATCGTTACCCGGTCCTGTCCTCCGCCTTGTGATCTTCTGGAGAAATGCCGCCGCTTCGGTATTCCCCTGCTTCAGACCTCGCTTTCGGCCGCCGTTTTTTTTGACGCGATTAATCGATATCTTGAAAACTTGATCAATGCGCAAACCACTCTCCACGGGGTCCTGCTCGATATCTACAGTACGGGGGTGCTGCTGATCGGTAAAAGCGGCATCGGCAAGAGCGAGGTCGCGCTTGACCTGCTACAGCGGGGCCATCGCCTGGTTGCCGATGATGTGGTGATCGTGCGTTTCCGACCTCCCGGCAGCGTCGTGGGAGAAGCCAATGCTATCCTTAAATTCCATATGGAAATCAGGGGACTCGGGATTATTAATATCGAGGATATTTTCGGGATTACGGCCGTACGTGAACATCAGCAAGTGGATCTCGTGATTGAGCTTGTCGCCTGGGATGATTATGACGGCGGAAAACGCCTGAATCTTGATTCCGAAAGCATGCCGATTCTCGGGGTCAATATTCCGAAAGCAACGATCCCGGTCAGCCCTGGCCGTAATCTGGTGACCATCGTTGAAGTCGCGGCCCATACCTTTCGTTTGCGCCGGCAGGGCAAAGAGACCGGTCAGGCCCTGCTCAACGACCTGGCCCGCCACTTGAAGGTGGAAGACTGA
- a CDS encoding PTS fructose transporter subunit IIA has product MNSITAIIVTHHTLAEHLIATAAFIAGPNENLIGISISQNDDIEAVRRRLQDMIKKYRKAGRKVLILTDMFGGTPSNICLALYEPGEVEIVSGVNLPILLKLSSDIKGEGKGIREIAAEITEYGRKNIFTAAEFLDL; this is encoded by the coding sequence ATGAATAGTATCACTGCCATCATTGTCACCCATCATACCCTGGCCGAACATCTGATCGCGACGGCTGCGTTCATCGCCGGTCCGAACGAAAACCTGATCGGTATCAGTATCTCGCAAAATGACGATATCGAGGCCGTGCGCCGGCGCTTGCAGGACATGATCAAAAAGTATCGCAAGGCCGGGCGCAAGGTTTTGATTCTGACCGATATGTTCGGAGGAACGCCGTCAAATATCTGTCTCGCCCTTTATGAACCTGGCGAGGTCGAGATCGTCTCCGGGGTCAACCTTCCGATCCTTCTGAAGCTGTCCAGCGATATCAAGGGTGAAGGCAAGGGCATCAGGGAAATCGCCGCGGAAATCACGGAGTATGGTCGAAAGAATATTTTTACCGCGGCCGAGTTTCTCGATCTATGA
- a CDS encoding HPr family phosphocarrier protein: MLKKEFKIVNRLGLHARAAAALVQLAGKFSSEITLRKEKLSINCKSIMGVLMLAAACGSTIVVEVAGVDESEALQAVGTLIEDGFGELQRN; the protein is encoded by the coding sequence ATGTTGAAAAAAGAATTCAAAATAGTTAATAGGTTGGGGCTGCATGCGCGGGCGGCGGCGGCCCTGGTGCAGCTGGCCGGCAAGTTCTCTTCGGAAATCACGCTCCGCAAGGAAAAATTGTCAATCAATTGTAAAAGTATCATGGGGGTTCTGATGCTGGCGGCGGCTTGCGGCAGCACGATTGTCGTCGAGGTTGCCGGCGTGGATGAGAGCGAGGCTTTGCAGGCGGTGGGAACTTTGATCGAGGATGGCTTTGGCGAACTTCAAAGGAACTGA
- a CDS encoding PTS mannose transporter subunit IIA codes for MKLRLEQRIFLRSLCWQTSWNFAGMQCLGLAYAIYPLLENRYGHDRELLIRRVRRYLVCFNTNPYLGAAILGFLAHMEGQGEEMGDQGLALSGSLAGLYGAVGDAFFWNGLKPMVCTLAVLLYFLAPGLLAPLFLILIYNVVHLGLRYAVFLHGLHRGIGVIEVIDGWHLPRLRNAMEVLTSAGLAVIVYLLAIHFGFVRVTAPFLLFLLLLSGFYWWRKKNSGMGCRLREIIPVGALFVLAAILLDGVN; via the coding sequence ATGAAATTGCGACTTGAACAGCGTATTTTTCTCCGTAGTCTCTGTTGGCAGACATCGTGGAATTTTGCCGGGATGCAGTGCTTGGGGCTGGCGTACGCCATTTATCCGCTGCTTGAGAATCGTTATGGTCACGATCGCGAGCTGCTGATCCGGAGAGTGCGTCGTTATTTGGTCTGCTTCAACACCAATCCCTATCTGGGGGCGGCCATTCTCGGTTTCCTGGCGCATATGGAAGGTCAGGGTGAGGAGATGGGGGATCAGGGACTGGCTTTGAGTGGTAGCCTTGCGGGACTCTACGGGGCCGTCGGGGATGCTTTTTTCTGGAACGGGCTCAAACCGATGGTTTGCACCCTGGCGGTGCTCTTGTATTTTCTGGCACCCGGTCTGCTGGCGCCGCTCTTTCTGATCCTGATCTACAATGTGGTGCATCTCGGGCTGCGCTATGCGGTGTTTCTCCACGGTCTGCATCGCGGCATCGGGGTTATCGAGGTTATCGACGGTTGGCATCTGCCGCGGCTTCGTAATGCCATGGAAGTCCTGACTTCCGCCGGGCTGGCCGTAATTGTCTATCTGCTGGCTATCCACTTCGGCTTTGTTCGGGTTACAGCCCCTTTTCTGTTGTTCCTGCTGTTGTTGAGCGGGTTTTACTGGTGGCGGAAAAAAAACAGCGGCATGGGCTGTCGCCTGCGGGAAATTATTCCGGTCGGCGCCTTGTTTGTCCTGGCCGCCATCCTGCTGGATGGCGTTAATTAA
- a CDS encoding PTS mannose/fructose/sorbose transporter subunit IIB, with translation MRTVLYRVDDRLIHGQIVAAWVPYTRATRIVVADNQLPANLLQSRIIRLAAPPKLRVEILSVRQAASLIGQQRSGPGLQTIMLFAGLEAVVQALDEGLFLTELNLGNLRQAPGKLQIAESISLSRAEIGCLQKLEKEGLKITIQPVPSSPEVDVFALLRRKGL, from the coding sequence ATGAGAACCGTTCTCTATCGGGTGGATGACCGCCTGATCCATGGTCAGATTGTCGCGGCCTGGGTTCCCTATACCCGGGCAACCCGGATTGTGGTTGCCGATAACCAGCTTCCGGCTAATTTGTTGCAGTCCCGGATTATCCGCCTTGCGGCCCCGCCTAAGTTACGGGTCGAGATTTTGTCGGTGCGTCAAGCCGCCTCGCTGATCGGTCAGCAGCGTTCCGGACCAGGTTTGCAGACTATTATGCTTTTTGCCGGATTGGAAGCCGTGGTTCAGGCTCTGGACGAGGGACTTTTTCTGACCGAGTTAAACCTGGGCAACCTTCGGCAGGCTCCCGGCAAACTGCAGATCGCCGAATCAATTTCCCTGAGCCGGGCTGAGATCGGTTGTCTGCAGAAACTGGAAAAAGAGGGACTTAAGATTACGATTCAGCCGGTGCCGAGTTCCCCTGAAGTCGATGTTTTCGCGCTCTTGCGGCGCAAGGGCTTGTAA